A single window of Chitinophaga sp. XS-30 DNA harbors:
- a CDS encoding heavy-metal-associated domain-containing protein → MKTLKFKTNINCSGCIRSVTPFLDGEKEIAHWEVDIVNPDKVLTVSTGTLSAGEVKEVVKKAGYTAEEV, encoded by the coding sequence ATGAAAACGTTGAAGTTCAAGACCAATATTAATTGTAGCGGCTGTATCAGATCAGTAACGCCTTTCCTCGATGGGGAGAAAGAGATCGCGCATTGGGAAGTGGATATCGTCAATCCGGACAAGGTACTCACGGTATCTACAGGGACCCTGTCTGCCGGAGAAGTAAAAGAAGTAGTGAAGAAAGCAGGATACACGGCGGAAGAAGTATAA
- a CDS encoding glycoside hydrolase family 88 protein produces the protein MKKIAFLLFACWITTAQAQTKLSADEMSALVEESLQFSARQYKHMMRSVPDSLLPRSTNTDGSLMTAKFNWWTGGFYPGSCWYLYEYSKDPVFRQEAVKRMTLLLPNQYRTNTHDLGFLMYCSFGNGLRLEGTEAYKDILMTSSRSLSTRFKPTIGAIRSWDHRQWKCPVIIDNMMNLEMLFWASKHSGDPAFRDIAVAHANTTMKNHFRPDYSSYHVVDYDSISGQVIARKTHQGHADESAWSRGQAWGLYGYTLMYRETKDKKYLTQARRIADYMLNHPRMPEDLVPYYDYDAPEIPNAIRDASAAAVMSSALLELSRYTKKRDSKRYWNAGADALASLAGPAYRAKEGENNHFILMHSTGSKPGNSELDVPLTYADYYFLEALLRYRQWK, from the coding sequence ATGAAAAAAATTGCCTTCCTGTTATTTGCCTGCTGGATCACTACCGCCCAGGCACAAACGAAATTATCCGCTGACGAAATGAGCGCCCTGGTGGAAGAAAGCTTGCAGTTCTCCGCCCGGCAATATAAACATATGATGCGGTCGGTACCGGATTCCCTGCTGCCCCGTTCCACCAATACAGACGGCAGCCTGATGACCGCAAAGTTCAACTGGTGGACCGGCGGCTTCTATCCCGGCTCCTGCTGGTACCTTTACGAATACTCGAAAGATCCGGTATTCCGGCAGGAAGCGGTAAAACGTATGACGTTGCTGCTCCCCAATCAGTACCGCACCAATACGCACGATCTCGGGTTCCTCATGTACTGCAGCTTTGGCAATGGTCTCCGGCTGGAAGGCACGGAAGCGTACAAAGATATCCTGATGACCAGCTCCCGTTCCCTGTCTACCCGCTTCAAACCCACCATCGGCGCTATCCGCTCCTGGGACCACCGCCAATGGAAATGCCCGGTGATCATCGACAACATGATGAACCTCGAAATGCTTTTCTGGGCCTCAAAGCATAGCGGCGATCCTGCTTTCCGCGATATCGCCGTTGCCCATGCCAATACCACCATGAAAAATCATTTCCGGCCGGATTACAGTTCTTACCACGTCGTGGATTATGATTCCATCAGCGGCCAGGTGATCGCCAGAAAAACCCATCAGGGCCATGCCGATGAATCCGCCTGGAGCCGCGGCCAGGCATGGGGCCTGTACGGATACACGTTGATGTACCGCGAAACAAAGGATAAAAAATATCTCACCCAGGCCCGCCGCATTGCGGACTATATGCTGAACCATCCCCGTATGCCGGAAGACCTGGTGCCGTATTACGATTATGATGCCCCCGAAATACCGAACGCTATCCGCGATGCTTCCGCCGCAGCCGTCATGAGCTCCGCCTTGCTGGAACTGAGCCGGTACACAAAGAAAAGAGACAGCAAACGGTACTGGAATGCCGGCGCGGACGCCCTGGCCAGTCTTGCCGGGCCTGCCTATCGCGCAAAGGAAGGGGAGAACAATCACTTCATCCTCATGCACAGCACCGGCTCCAAGCCTGGTAACTCCGAGCTGGATGTGCCGCTGACGTACGCGGATTATTACTTCCTCGAAGCACTGCTCCGGTACCGGCAGTGGAAATAA
- a CDS encoding cation:proton antiporter has translation MIHLPNLIMDLALILGAAAVTTLIFKKLKQPLVLGYLIAGILVGPYFDLFPTIKEKGNIEVWAEIGVIFLLFSLGLEFSFKKLMKVGGSASITALVEVVVMLCLGYGTGQLLGWSQMDSIFLGGVLSISSTTIIIRAFEELGVKGQKFAGLVFGILVVEDLVAIVLLVLLSTVAVSQQFAGQEMLVSVIKLVFFLILWFIGGIFFIPTLLKKTKSLMSEETLLVTSLSLCLLMVVLATQVGFSAALGAFIMGSILAETTQAEKIEHLVKSVKDLFGAIFFVSVGMLIDPRMLQEHFGPVILITLVTIFGKTISTATGAVLSGQPLKSSVQAGMSLAQIGEFSFIIATLGLTLKVTSDFIYPIAVAVSAISTFTTPYMIKVAEPFYNWLDKRIPEKWKAALSRYSTGAQTISQASDWQLVLKGYAINTVVFSVIVIAISLLSSLYVLPNADLWFGEQWGRAATAVVTLIVMMPFLWALAVRQVQTTAFANLHAQNRYKGPLWLLRIARIGLAVFYIGFTLGRFFSFAIAVSVTLMIVVILILLSKKIQLFYNRLEARFLRNFNEREAAAAAKEQQKVVLAPWDAHLTSFTVHPEWEGVGRTLEELSLRERYGVNIGVIERGEKLIPIPQKSERLFPGDRLQVIGTDEQITLFRNYIDQHLPQSNTSRTEVELRRYEVLPGSTVHNKTIRQSGIRELARSLVVGIERGDQRILNPVSDMVLEENDVVWVVGNPRRIATLFRVKNDSRSETRGEAQQPQTI, from the coding sequence ATGATTCATTTACCAAATCTTATTATGGACCTGGCCCTGATCCTGGGCGCAGCTGCCGTGACCACGCTGATATTCAAGAAGCTGAAGCAGCCGCTGGTATTGGGCTACCTGATCGCGGGCATCCTGGTAGGTCCTTATTTTGACTTGTTTCCGACCATTAAAGAGAAAGGCAATATCGAAGTATGGGCAGAGATCGGTGTGATATTTTTATTGTTCAGCCTGGGGCTTGAATTCAGTTTCAAAAAACTGATGAAAGTAGGCGGCTCCGCTTCTATCACTGCTTTGGTAGAAGTGGTGGTGATGCTGTGCCTGGGGTATGGCACCGGCCAGTTATTGGGTTGGTCGCAAATGGACAGCATTTTCCTGGGAGGGGTGTTATCCATTTCCTCCACAACCATTATCATCAGGGCATTTGAAGAACTGGGGGTGAAAGGCCAGAAGTTTGCCGGCCTGGTTTTTGGCATCCTGGTGGTGGAAGACCTGGTGGCTATCGTGCTGCTGGTGTTATTGTCCACCGTTGCCGTCAGCCAGCAGTTCGCGGGGCAGGAGATGCTGGTTTCCGTGATCAAGCTCGTGTTCTTCCTTATTCTCTGGTTCATCGGCGGTATCTTTTTTATCCCCACCCTGCTCAAGAAAACAAAATCGCTGATGAGCGAGGAAACCCTGTTGGTAACCTCGCTGAGCCTGTGTTTGCTGATGGTGGTACTGGCTACCCAGGTAGGTTTCTCCGCGGCGCTCGGCGCCTTCATCATGGGCTCCATCCTGGCCGAGACTACCCAGGCGGAGAAAATAGAACACCTGGTGAAATCCGTGAAAGACCTCTTCGGCGCCATCTTCTTCGTCTCGGTAGGTATGCTGATAGATCCCCGGATGCTGCAGGAACACTTCGGGCCGGTGATCCTTATCACCCTCGTGACCATATTCGGTAAAACCATCAGTACCGCTACCGGTGCGGTTTTATCGGGACAGCCACTCAAATCCTCCGTGCAGGCAGGCATGAGTCTCGCGCAGATCGGGGAATTCTCGTTCATTATCGCCACATTGGGATTGACTCTGAAGGTCACCAGTGATTTTATATACCCGATCGCCGTGGCGGTTTCTGCAATTTCCACCTTTACCACACCCTACATGATCAAGGTGGCGGAACCGTTTTATAATTGGCTGGACAAGCGTATCCCTGAAAAATGGAAAGCGGCTTTGTCCCGCTACAGCACCGGCGCACAAACCATCTCACAGGCGAGTGACTGGCAACTGGTGCTGAAAGGATATGCGATCAATACCGTTGTATTTTCGGTGATCGTGATCGCCATCAGCCTGCTGTCGTCCCTGTACGTGCTGCCGAATGCCGATCTGTGGTTCGGAGAGCAATGGGGGCGGGCTGCAACGGCTGTAGTGACATTGATCGTTATGATGCCTTTCCTCTGGGCGCTGGCCGTCAGGCAGGTGCAGACCACCGCGTTTGCCAACCTTCATGCGCAGAACCGGTATAAAGGGCCGCTGTGGCTGTTGCGCATCGCGAGGATAGGGCTTGCCGTGTTCTATATCGGATTTACGCTGGGCCGGTTCTTCTCTTTTGCCATAGCCGTCTCCGTTACCTTGATGATCGTGGTGATACTGATACTGCTGTCAAAGAAGATCCAGCTGTTCTACAACCGCCTGGAAGCCAGGTTTCTCAGGAATTTCAATGAACGCGAAGCCGCAGCGGCGGCAAAAGAGCAACAAAAAGTGGTGTTGGCTCCCTGGGATGCACATCTTACTTCGTTCACCGTTCATCCGGAATGGGAAGGCGTGGGCAGAACACTGGAAGAGCTGAGCCTACGGGAGCGTTATGGGGTGAATATCGGTGTGATAGAAAGAGGCGAAAAGCTGATACCCATTCCCCAGAAATCTGAACGGCTGTTCCCGGGAGACCGGTTGCAGGTGATCGGAACAGACGAGCAGATCACACTCTTCCGCAATTATATTGATCAGCATTTGCCGCAAAGCAATACTTCCAGAACAGAAGTGGAGCTGCGCCGGTACGAAGTATTGCCCGGATCAACGGTACATAACAAAACCATCCGCCAGTCCGGTATCCGCGAGTTGGCCCGCAGCCTGGTAGTAGGTATAGAGCGTGGCGATCAGCGTATCCTGAACCCCGTTTCTGATATGGTACTGGAAGAAAATGATGTGGTATGGGTCGTAGGCAATCCCCGCCGTATCGCTACGCTGTTCCGGGTGAAGAACGACAGCAGGAGCGAAACGAGGGGCGAAGCCCAGCAACCGCAAACTATATAA
- a CDS encoding cation-translocating P-type ATPase, translating to MQTKEHTVKQSFPVTGMSCAACAGSVESMLGAQPGIRSVAVNFANNTALVEYSPEQADPAAWKKSIQSIGYDLLTDNVTESLAAHQQAHYKALRNKTWLAIAFAVPLVVIGMFFMDIPYANYIMWALATPVVLIFGSQFFINAWKQARHGKANMDTLVALSTGIAYIFSVFNTVNPQFWHSRGLHAHVYFEAAAVVIAFILLGKMLEEKAKASTSSAIKKLMGLQPNTVVRVGESGAEQIVPLGEVLVNDVLIVKPGEQVPVDGTLTSGSSYVNESMITGEPVPVAKQEGDTVYAGTLNQKGSFRFRAKQVGSDTLLAQIIRRVEEAQGSKAPVQKLVDKVAGVFVPVVMGIAVLAFFSWVIWGGENGLTQGLLAMVTVLVIACPCALGLATPTAIMTGMGKGAENGILIKDAESLEKAYRIEALILDKTGTITEGHPEVAGESWRAEGDRLRYAAVLTGLEAQSEHPLADAVVRYFPFDPVHPGHFESLTGRGVKGIFQGSTFYAGNKALLDEHRISIADTLQQQANKWLEQAHTVIWFADGKEALAAIAVADNVKAGSARAVQRLQQMGVEVYMLTGDNAQTAAAVAKETGIRHFEAGLLPEDKANFIEKLQQQGKTVAMVGDGINDSHALAQADVSIAMGKGTDIAMDVAMMTLISSDLQQLPKAIKLSRKTVRLIRQNLFWAFIYNIIGIPLAAGVLYSSTGFILNPMIAGAAMALSSVSVVSNSLRLKWAKI from the coding sequence ATGCAAACGAAAGAACATACCGTCAAACAAAGTTTTCCCGTTACCGGCATGAGTTGCGCCGCCTGTGCAGGCAGCGTGGAAAGCATGCTTGGCGCACAGCCGGGCATCCGGTCCGTAGCGGTGAACTTTGCCAATAATACCGCCCTGGTGGAATATTCCCCCGAACAGGCAGACCCCGCCGCCTGGAAGAAATCCATCCAGTCCATCGGTTATGATCTGCTGACGGACAATGTAACGGAAAGCCTGGCCGCCCATCAGCAGGCACATTATAAAGCGCTGCGGAACAAAACCTGGCTGGCTATTGCTTTTGCTGTTCCCCTGGTGGTGATCGGGATGTTCTTCATGGATATTCCCTATGCCAATTACATCATGTGGGCACTGGCAACCCCGGTAGTGCTGATATTCGGCAGCCAGTTCTTCATCAACGCCTGGAAACAGGCCCGGCATGGCAAAGCGAACATGGATACCCTTGTGGCGCTGAGCACCGGCATCGCCTATATTTTCAGTGTATTCAATACCGTTAACCCGCAATTCTGGCACAGCCGCGGACTGCACGCACATGTGTACTTCGAGGCCGCAGCTGTGGTGATCGCTTTTATTTTACTGGGCAAGATGCTGGAAGAAAAGGCAAAAGCATCTACTTCCTCCGCCATCAAAAAGCTGATGGGCCTGCAGCCGAATACGGTAGTGCGCGTAGGCGAAAGCGGTGCGGAGCAGATCGTTCCGCTGGGCGAAGTGCTGGTGAATGATGTGCTGATCGTAAAACCGGGGGAACAGGTGCCGGTAGACGGAACGTTGACCAGCGGCAGTTCTTATGTGAATGAAAGCATGATCACCGGGGAGCCGGTACCGGTGGCGAAGCAGGAAGGCGATACGGTATATGCCGGAACGCTGAACCAGAAAGGCAGTTTCCGTTTCCGGGCAAAACAGGTAGGCAGTGATACGCTGCTGGCGCAGATCATCCGCAGGGTGGAAGAAGCGCAAGGCTCCAAAGCACCGGTGCAGAAACTGGTAGACAAAGTTGCGGGCGTATTTGTGCCGGTGGTCATGGGGATAGCTGTGCTGGCTTTTTTCTCCTGGGTCATCTGGGGCGGTGAAAACGGGCTGACGCAGGGGCTGCTGGCTATGGTGACCGTGCTGGTGATCGCCTGCCCCTGTGCGCTGGGACTGGCCACTCCTACCGCTATCATGACAGGCATGGGTAAAGGCGCGGAAAACGGCATCCTCATCAAGGATGCGGAAAGCCTCGAAAAAGCCTATCGCATAGAGGCGCTGATACTGGATAAAACAGGCACCATCACGGAAGGCCATCCGGAAGTGGCCGGAGAGTCCTGGCGGGCGGAAGGGGACAGGTTGCGGTATGCTGCGGTGCTGACCGGACTGGAAGCACAATCCGAACACCCGCTGGCGGATGCCGTAGTACGCTACTTCCCGTTCGACCCTGTGCATCCCGGGCACTTTGAAAGCCTCACAGGCCGCGGGGTGAAGGGAATATTCCAGGGCAGTACTTTTTATGCCGGCAACAAGGCTTTGCTGGATGAGCATCGTATCAGTATTGCTGACACATTGCAGCAACAGGCCAATAAATGGCTGGAGCAGGCGCATACCGTGATCTGGTTTGCAGACGGAAAGGAAGCACTCGCGGCCATTGCGGTGGCGGATAACGTAAAAGCTGGTTCCGCCCGGGCGGTGCAACGCCTGCAGCAAATGGGAGTGGAAGTGTATATGCTGACGGGAGACAATGCACAAACAGCCGCCGCCGTGGCTAAAGAAACCGGCATCCGCCATTTTGAAGCCGGTCTGCTGCCGGAGGATAAAGCAAACTTCATCGAAAAGCTGCAACAACAGGGCAAAACAGTAGCCATGGTAGGGGACGGGATCAACGACAGCCATGCGCTGGCACAGGCTGATGTAAGCATTGCCATGGGCAAAGGCACGGATATTGCGATGGATGTGGCGATGATGACACTGATCTCTTCCGATCTGCAACAGCTGCCCAAGGCCATCAAACTCTCCCGTAAAACTGTACGCCTCATCCGCCAGAACCTTTTCTGGGCCTTTATTTACAACATCATCGGTATTCCCCTGGCTGCCGGAGTACTGTATTCCTCCACCGGGTTCATACTTAACCCGATGATCGCCGGAGCGGCCATGGCGCTCAGTTCTGTATCGGTCGTAAGCAACAGCCTCCGGCTGAAATGGGCGAAAATATAA
- a CDS encoding SDR family NAD(P)-dependent oxidoreductase yields MSVRDLFSLQGKTALVTGCKRGIGKAMAVALAEAGADIIGVSASLETTGSDVEKAVLATGRKFRAYQCDFGKREALHTFIRTVQKDFPVIDILVNNAGTIMRKPAAEHPDEYWDEVIAINQTAQFILTRDIGKGMLERGKGKVIFTASLLTFQGGINVPGYAASKGAVGQLTKAFANEWASRGVNVNAIAPGYISTDNTAALRADEKRSQGILERIPAARWGEPEDFMGPVVFLASEASSYMHGTVMTVDGGWMGR; encoded by the coding sequence ATGAGCGTACGCGATCTTTTTAGTCTACAAGGTAAAACCGCGCTGGTCACCGGCTGTAAAAGAGGGATCGGCAAAGCGATGGCTGTGGCGCTGGCAGAGGCCGGAGCCGATATCATCGGCGTATCTGCCTCCCTGGAGACCACCGGCAGCGATGTAGAAAAAGCAGTACTGGCCACCGGCCGGAAATTCCGCGCCTACCAATGCGATTTTGGGAAGCGCGAAGCATTGCATACTTTTATCCGGACGGTACAGAAGGATTTTCCGGTCATAGACATCCTTGTCAATAATGCAGGGACCATCATGCGCAAGCCGGCGGCAGAACATCCTGACGAGTATTGGGATGAGGTGATCGCAATCAACCAGACGGCCCAGTTCATTCTCACCCGCGATATCGGGAAAGGAATGCTGGAACGGGGGAAAGGTAAAGTGATCTTTACAGCCTCCCTGCTTACTTTCCAGGGCGGTATCAACGTACCCGGTTATGCTGCCAGCAAGGGAGCAGTGGGACAGTTGACGAAGGCCTTTGCCAATGAGTGGGCCTCCCGCGGTGTGAATGTCAATGCCATTGCTCCCGGTTATATTTCCACGGATAACACGGCAGCATTACGCGCAGACGAGAAACGCAGCCAGGGCATATTGGAACGCATTCCCGCAGCACGCTGGGGGGAACCGGAAGACTTTATGGGACCCGTCGTATTCCTGGCTTCCGAAGCTTCCAGCTATATGCACGGCACCGTCATGACGGTGGATGGCGGCTGGATGGGACGGTAA
- a CDS encoding LacI family DNA-binding transcriptional regulator yields MNDKGPEMKRLSLKDVARMAGVAPSTVSFVLNGKARQMRISDELAAKVMAVVKKTGYQPHHVAVNLRTGQSKTLGLIVESISGSFFAALARVIETEADRFGYKIVYCSTENNASKGSELIRMLSRQQVDGYLITPAAGMEKDIQQLLAHKRPVVLMDSYFPELEVPYVLINNYEGVKEGITHLLAKGYKKIGFVTVDMELVQVQQRLKAYKDTLRDHGISVHSRQILKLSYNSPREEAITRIQELIRGNKGMDAIFFSTNYLGILGLESIAGLGLTIPGDLAMVCFDDHDIFRLYPPGITVVQQPIEDIAKTAMGLLMQQLDKNREPAKNTHVELPGKFIQRGSA; encoded by the coding sequence ATGAATGATAAAGGCCCGGAAATGAAACGCCTTTCCCTGAAGGATGTGGCCCGTATGGCCGGAGTGGCGCCGTCTACCGTATCATTCGTTTTGAATGGGAAGGCCCGCCAGATGCGCATCAGCGATGAGCTGGCCGCAAAGGTCATGGCCGTTGTGAAAAAAACAGGGTATCAGCCGCACCATGTGGCGGTGAACCTGCGTACCGGCCAGTCCAAAACACTGGGCCTTATTGTAGAAAGCATCTCGGGCAGCTTCTTTGCTGCACTTGCCAGAGTGATTGAAACGGAAGCGGACCGCTTTGGCTACAAGATCGTGTATTGCAGCACAGAGAACAATGCCAGCAAAGGAAGCGAACTGATCCGCATGCTGTCCAGGCAGCAGGTGGATGGTTACCTGATCACACCCGCTGCCGGCATGGAAAAAGATATACAGCAGCTGCTGGCGCATAAACGCCCGGTTGTGCTGATGGACAGCTATTTCCCGGAACTGGAGGTGCCGTATGTGTTGATCAATAATTATGAAGGTGTAAAAGAAGGCATCACCCACCTGCTTGCAAAAGGATATAAAAAGATAGGGTTTGTGACGGTGGATATGGAACTGGTACAGGTGCAGCAGCGCCTGAAGGCCTACAAGGATACCCTGCGGGACCATGGCATCTCCGTGCATAGCAGGCAGATATTGAAGCTCTCATACAACAGTCCCCGTGAAGAAGCGATCACCAGGATCCAGGAGCTCATCCGCGGAAATAAAGGCATGGATGCTATATTCTTTTCCACCAATTACCTGGGCATCCTGGGCCTGGAAAGCATAGCGGGCCTTGGTCTGACGATCCCGGGAGATCTGGCGATGGTGTGTTTTGATGATCATGATATCTTCCGCCTGTACCCTCCAGGCATAACGGTCGTGCAGCAGCCCATCGAAGACATTGCCAAAACCGCGATGGGATTGCTCATGCAGCAGCTGGACAAGAACAGGGAGCCTGCAAAGAATACCCATGTGGAACTACCCGGCAAATTCATACAACGCGGCTCCGCATAA
- a CDS encoding LacI family DNA-binding transcriptional regulator has product MSIRSEKTIVDIAAELQLSVSTVSRALNDHPNISVKTKERVKKMARKLGYRPNAMAAGLRNNKSRTIGLIVPRISMFFPAAITTVMQNKLQEYGYNLIICQSNDSLEQEIALVNTLYSARVDGLAVSATLYTTDFSHFDVFKQHNIPLVFFDRVPKDYNVKVIKGDDLQGGYLATEHLISKGCRDIVHISGPLTCNLYRERLAGYKDALQKHKIPFKKQRVFFHELTRENALQTAQRIFEKKPYPDGIFATNDTTAVTLLEYCRNNGISVPQQCRIIGYSNDPRTEIVTPSITSVDQHPVTMGERIVASLMELIQAKHPSTYKHSQEIVPIELVERDSTGGPAKRKK; this is encoded by the coding sequence ATGTCCATCCGCTCAGAAAAAACTATCGTAGATATTGCGGCAGAGTTGCAGCTTTCCGTGTCCACCGTTTCAAGGGCACTGAACGATCATCCCAATATCAGTGTAAAGACCAAGGAAAGGGTAAAGAAAATGGCCCGCAAGCTGGGTTACCGCCCGAATGCCATGGCCGCCGGCCTCCGTAACAACAAAAGCAGGACCATCGGCCTGATCGTCCCGCGCATCTCGATGTTCTTTCCCGCAGCGATCACCACCGTGATGCAGAACAAATTACAGGAATACGGATACAACCTGATCATCTGCCAGAGCAACGATTCCCTGGAGCAGGAGATCGCACTGGTGAATACGCTGTACTCTGCCCGGGTGGACGGCCTCGCCGTATCCGCCACACTGTACACCACCGATTTTTCGCATTTCGATGTCTTCAAGCAGCACAATATCCCCCTTGTTTTCTTCGACCGCGTACCGAAAGATTACAACGTAAAAGTGATCAAGGGCGATGACCTGCAGGGCGGGTACCTGGCAACGGAACACCTGATCAGTAAAGGCTGCAGGGATATTGTGCATATCTCCGGCCCCCTCACCTGCAATCTCTACAGGGAGCGGCTGGCAGGTTATAAAGATGCGCTCCAGAAACACAAGATCCCCTTTAAAAAGCAAAGGGTCTTCTTCCACGAACTGACGCGGGAAAATGCTTTGCAGACGGCTCAAAGGATATTTGAAAAGAAACCTTACCCCGATGGCATTTTCGCTACCAACGATACCACCGCCGTCACATTGCTGGAGTATTGCCGGAACAATGGCATATCCGTGCCGCAGCAATGCCGCATCATCGGTTATTCCAACGATCCGCGAACAGAGATCGTGACGCCATCCATTACTTCGGTGGACCAGCATCCTGTTACCATGGGGGAACGGATCGTGGCTTCGCTGATGGAGCTCATCCAGGCCAAACACCCATCCACCTACAAACATTCCCAGGAAATAGTGCCGATAGAACTGGTGGAAAGGGATTCCACCGGCGGCCCGGCCAAACGAAAGAAATAA